Proteins from a genomic interval of Granulicella sp. L56:
- a CDS encoding heavy-metal-associated domain-containing protein, producing MKKIFALALITVFSSAAHAEYRQVNMTVFGMDCAPCAHAIHVSMKGIKGVDTVNVDLNTGLVTISLTPGNTAGMHQFEEAVEKNGFTHKDATVVVRGKLTGAAGAPILEVEGTSDHYALTPSAQQADIASLIGKLVEVNGLLPQAAKGKLPDTLHYKTITEAQ from the coding sequence ATGAAGAAGATCTTCGCACTCGCATTGATTACGGTTTTCAGCTCCGCCGCACACGCCGAATACAGGCAGGTCAACATGACCGTCTTCGGCATGGACTGCGCCCCCTGCGCCCACGCCATCCACGTATCCATGAAGGGAATCAAGGGCGTGGACACGGTGAATGTAGACCTCAACACCGGCCTGGTAACAATCTCCCTCACTCCCGGAAATACTGCCGGGATGCACCAATTCGAAGAAGCCGTCGAAAAGAACGGCTTCACTCATAAAGACGCGACTGTAGTCGTGCGCGGCAAACTTACCGGCGCAGCAGGCGCGCCCATCCTCGAAGTAGAAGGCACCAGCGACCACTACGCGCTCACGCCTTCTGCGCAACAGGCAGACATCGCCTCGTTGATAGGCAAGCTGGTAGAAGTCAACGGACTACTGCCTCAGGCCGCAAAGGGCAAGCTACCCGACACGCTG
- a CDS encoding pectinesterase family protein produces the protein MTIAYAAQEIASKLLHHIRLCIMRFVLPLLLALSLSANAQDVHVRVSPNVKTGIEGTTEFPTIQMAMDHHPFAGPGGRVYIEIAPGTYHERVIVTQNHANITFLGMGKSPEDVVITNSLNAKQAGGTFFTETVEINGVGFEADNITFENTAGNTGQAVAVADRSDRSIFKHCRFLGHQDTLFADYGRQYYVDSYIEGGVDFIFGNATAVFNHDELHSNGPGFLTAQSRTAADQTTGYVILNSKVTSGIDPSTKGIGLGRPWRPFSRVIYINTELPSDVSPAGWNNWGKTSNEQTTFYAESNSAGPGANPSARVPWSHQLTAAKSKRFLPAKFLSGKDHWNPEAEAKKLP, from the coding sequence ATGACAATCGCCTACGCCGCGCAGGAGATTGCCAGCAAGCTGCTCCACCACATACGCTTATGCATCATGCGATTTGTCCTACCCCTTTTGCTCGCCCTCTCGCTCAGTGCCAATGCGCAGGACGTCCACGTCCGCGTCTCCCCGAACGTCAAGACCGGCATCGAGGGCACCACCGAGTTCCCCACCATCCAAATGGCGATGGACCACCACCCCTTCGCCGGTCCTGGAGGCAGGGTCTATATCGAGATCGCTCCCGGCACCTATCACGAGCGCGTCATCGTCACCCAGAACCACGCCAACATCACCTTCCTCGGCATGGGCAAGTCGCCTGAAGACGTCGTTATCACTAACTCGCTCAACGCCAAGCAAGCCGGGGGCACCTTCTTCACCGAGACCGTTGAGATCAACGGCGTTGGATTTGAAGCGGACAACATCACCTTCGAGAACACCGCAGGTAACACCGGGCAGGCGGTAGCCGTAGCCGACCGCAGCGACCGCTCCATCTTTAAACACTGCCGCTTCCTCGGCCATCAGGACACGCTCTTCGCCGATTACGGCCGCCAATATTACGTCGACTCGTACATCGAAGGCGGTGTCGACTTCATCTTCGGCAACGCCACCGCCGTCTTCAACCACGATGAGTTGCACTCTAACGGCCCCGGCTTTCTCACCGCTCAATCCCGCACCGCAGCCGACCAAACCACCGGCTACGTCATCCTCAATAGCAAGGTCACCAGCGGAATCGATCCCTCGACGAAAGGTATTGGCCTTGGCCGTCCCTGGCGTCCCTTCTCCCGCGTCATCTATATCAACACCGAACTGCCCAGCGACGTTTCACCCGCAGGCTGGAACAACTGGGGCAAGACCTCTAATGAGCAGACCACCTTCTACGCCGAATCCAACAGCGCAGGCCCCGGAGCCAACCCCTCCGCCCGCGTTCCCTGGTCGCATCAACTCACAGCAGCAAAGTCAAAGCGATTCCTGCCCGCAAAGTTCCTGAGCGGCAAAGACCACTGGAACCCCGAAGCTGAAGCAAAAAAACTTCCGTGA
- a CDS encoding beta-ketoacyl-ACP synthase III: MSLTLKPRVQVRAKISSVGAYVPPRLLTNADLEKMVETNDQWIVERTGIHERHIVEKGVATSDLAVEAAKRCLAARGIEASEVEAIIVATVTPDMFFPATACLVQDKLGAKGAWGFDLSAACSGFPYALQVAAKLIESGVHKKVMVIGADVMSSILDYTDRSTCILFGDGAGAVLLEPAEEGEIGLVDFVHEIDGSGASSLYMPGGGSLNPSTAETVAQKMHYVHQAGGAVFKVAVRKMAELSETLLQRNGLSADDVDCFIPHQANKRIILATAERLGMPEERVIINIGEYGNTTAGTIPLAMCTALEQGRLKKGDTVLLASFGGGYTVGTTLLRWEI, from the coding sequence TTGAGTTTGACGTTGAAACCGCGGGTACAGGTAAGAGCGAAGATCAGTTCGGTGGGAGCTTATGTTCCGCCGCGGTTGTTGACCAATGCCGATCTCGAAAAGATGGTGGAGACCAACGACCAGTGGATTGTGGAGCGCACGGGAATCCACGAACGGCACATCGTCGAAAAAGGTGTGGCCACCAGCGATCTTGCGGTGGAGGCAGCGAAGCGGTGTCTGGCAGCCCGGGGGATTGAGGCGAGCGAAGTTGAGGCGATTATTGTTGCGACCGTGACCCCGGACATGTTCTTTCCGGCGACGGCTTGCCTGGTGCAGGACAAGCTGGGCGCGAAGGGAGCATGGGGGTTCGATCTTTCGGCGGCCTGTTCGGGCTTTCCGTATGCGTTACAGGTGGCGGCGAAGCTGATTGAGAGCGGCGTTCATAAGAAGGTCATGGTGATTGGAGCGGATGTGATGAGCTCCATTCTGGACTACACCGACCGGTCGACCTGCATCCTGTTTGGCGATGGCGCGGGAGCGGTCTTACTGGAGCCGGCAGAGGAGGGTGAGATCGGCCTGGTGGATTTTGTGCATGAGATCGACGGCTCGGGTGCGTCGTCGCTCTACATGCCGGGCGGCGGCAGCCTGAATCCTTCGACGGCGGAGACGGTTGCGCAGAAGATGCACTACGTTCATCAGGCCGGCGGAGCGGTATTCAAAGTTGCGGTACGCAAGATGGCGGAGTTGAGCGAGACATTGCTGCAACGGAACGGGCTGTCCGCCGATGACGTTGATTGCTTTATTCCTCACCAGGCGAACAAGCGGATCATTCTGGCGACAGCGGAGCGGCTGGGAATGCCGGAGGAGCGGGTGATCATCAATATTGGTGAATACGGCAACACGACGGCGGGGACCATTCCGCTGGCAATGTGTACGGCGCTCGAGCAGGGTCGATTGAAAAAGGGAGATACGGTTCTGCTGGCTTCGTTTGGCGGCGGATACACGGTGGGGACGACACTGTTGCGCTGGGAGATATGA
- a CDS encoding YqaA family protein, translated as MRTSVSVILTMKFPAGTGVTNAAAIHPAKHLLAFLLATAPHHHSSKFFYFLAGFGIFGIFLVSIVDSSFVPLPVPGVTDIMLVVFAAQKANWILLILLATAGSALGGYLSYQVGHAGGMQFLEKHVPARIFKNISGWMEKHAFLAIALPAVLPPPMPLSPFVLAAGALKMSKKKFLTIFTVSRAARHAFAVWLGIYYGRHVLHLWSRFSAKWATTILIVVWAAILIGCGVAFWKLYKTSKTFGAQPTKLIDHPNTTR; from the coding sequence TTGCGAACTTCTGTTAGCGTCATACTGACCATGAAGTTCCCTGCTGGCACCGGAGTTACCAACGCAGCCGCAATTCATCCGGCAAAGCATCTTCTCGCCTTCCTTCTGGCCACCGCACCTCATCACCACTCCAGCAAGTTCTTCTATTTTCTTGCCGGCTTCGGCATCTTCGGCATCTTTCTGGTCTCCATCGTCGATTCGTCGTTCGTTCCGCTTCCCGTCCCCGGCGTCACCGACATCATGCTGGTGGTCTTTGCCGCTCAGAAGGCCAACTGGATACTGCTCATCCTATTGGCCACCGCAGGCTCTGCGCTCGGCGGATATCTCAGCTACCAGGTCGGCCACGCCGGAGGAATGCAGTTTCTCGAAAAACACGTCCCCGCGCGGATCTTCAAAAATATCAGCGGCTGGATGGAAAAACATGCCTTCCTCGCCATCGCCCTTCCCGCCGTTCTGCCGCCACCCATGCCGCTCTCGCCCTTTGTGCTCGCTGCGGGGGCGCTCAAAATGTCGAAGAAGAAGTTCCTCACCATCTTCACCGTGAGCCGCGCAGCGCGCCACGCATTCGCCGTGTGGCTTGGCATCTACTATGGCAGGCACGTCCTCCACCTCTGGAGCCGCTTCTCCGCCAAATGGGCCACGACCATCCTCATCGTCGTCTGGGCAGCCATCCTCATCGGTTGCGGCGTCGCCTTCTGGAAGCTCTACAAAACATCCAAAACCTTCGGCGCACAGCCAACCAAGCTGATCGATCATCCCAACACGACAAGATAA
- the dprA gene encoding DNA-processing protein DprA: protein MALTLTPGMGPTRIGRAVKALGAAERLFEASLTELEATGMPAQSAQFLFEGKARAAAEDEMRRVAEAGGSILTQDDEAYPQRLREIYDPPAVLWIRGNAELLARPGIAVVGTRHPSPYGAGMSEMLSRDLANRRLVIFSGMARGVDTAAHKGAIEAGGKTVAVWGTGIDVIYPKENKKLAENIVASGGTIVSEYPLGTFPAPQNFPIRNRILSGMSVGVLVIEAAEYSGTRITARLAMEQNRDVYAVPGNVTNKNAWGPNTLIKQGAKLTATWEDVWEDLPSQIRRQLEDELSAVGGDESKIAESASLFSNKPLPEHEQMVLDQLRHDESVQLDDLIEQLEAKLGSAEIFTALFELEIAGRVRQLPGKNYVRSF, encoded by the coding sequence ATGGCGTTGACTTTGACGCCGGGGATGGGGCCGACGCGGATTGGCAGGGCAGTGAAGGCTCTGGGTGCGGCAGAGCGATTGTTTGAGGCGTCGCTGACAGAGTTGGAAGCGACGGGGATGCCCGCGCAGTCGGCGCAGTTCCTCTTCGAGGGCAAGGCGCGGGCTGCGGCGGAAGACGAGATGCGGAGGGTAGCCGAGGCGGGCGGTAGCATTTTGACGCAGGACGACGAGGCATATCCGCAGCGATTGCGGGAGATCTATGACCCGCCAGCGGTGTTGTGGATTCGCGGTAACGCAGAATTGCTGGCGCGGCCGGGAATCGCGGTCGTGGGAACGCGCCATCCTTCGCCCTACGGTGCGGGCATGTCGGAGATGCTGTCGCGGGACCTCGCGAACCGGCGGTTGGTCATCTTCAGCGGCATGGCGCGCGGGGTCGATACGGCGGCGCACAAGGGAGCGATCGAGGCAGGTGGCAAGACGGTCGCTGTGTGGGGAACCGGGATCGACGTGATCTATCCAAAAGAGAACAAAAAGCTGGCAGAGAATATTGTCGCCTCGGGCGGAACGATCGTAAGCGAATACCCGCTGGGAACGTTTCCGGCTCCGCAGAACTTCCCGATTCGGAACCGGATTTTGAGCGGCATGAGCGTGGGCGTGCTGGTCATCGAGGCGGCGGAGTACAGCGGGACCCGCATCACGGCCCGGCTGGCGATGGAGCAGAATCGCGATGTCTACGCCGTTCCCGGCAACGTGACCAACAAGAATGCCTGGGGGCCTAACACATTGATTAAGCAGGGGGCTAAGCTCACGGCAACGTGGGAGGACGTGTGGGAGGACCTGCCTTCGCAGATACGGCGGCAGTTGGAAGATGAGCTAAGCGCGGTGGGTGGCGATGAATCGAAGATCGCAGAGTCTGCATCTCTATTTAGCAACAAGCCGCTGCCGGAGCATGAGCAGATGGTTCTGGACCAGCTGAGGCACGATGAATCGGTGCAACTGGATGACCTGATTGAGCAACTGGAAGCGAAGTTGGGGTCTGCTGAGATCTTTACGGCGTTGTTTGAGTTGGAGATCGCGGGCCGCGTGAGGCAGTTGCCGGGTAAGAACTATGTGCGCTCGTTCTAG
- a CDS encoding menaquinone biosynthetic enzyme MqnA/MqnD family protein yields the protein MPKSSHPVRVAAINFLNPAPLMWDFEHPPLAAKLADRYTLHYTRPALCADELLAARADLGLIPIAELTPDLAIVPGCTIASLDRVRSIQLIVKNTHTLETVRTIAADTASRSSLAYAKILFRKFLGTQPGFLQQPADPIAMLQQADAALLIGDPALLALESREQIEQAIGPCHWIDLAHEWTTRTGLPWVAAVWAVRPEALSLGHITNAEITNDLTASRDHGLAHTEDLVRQWTPRIAVPAETIRHYLTENIHYNLTPDCIEAMKLFRRYAAEIDALPPLPELRFL from the coding sequence TTGCCTAAATCATCCCATCCCGTCCGCGTAGCCGCCATCAACTTCCTCAACCCCGCACCTCTCATGTGGGACTTCGAGCACCCACCTCTGGCAGCAAAGCTCGCCGACCGCTACACCCTCCACTACACCCGGCCCGCGCTCTGCGCCGACGAGCTGCTCGCAGCCCGCGCCGACCTCGGCCTCATCCCCATCGCCGAACTGACGCCCGACCTCGCCATCGTGCCCGGCTGCACGATCGCCTCGCTCGACCGCGTGCGCTCCATCCAGCTCATCGTCAAAAATACCCACACCCTTGAGACCGTCCGCACCATCGCCGCTGATACCGCGTCGCGCAGTTCTCTCGCCTACGCCAAAATTCTCTTCCGCAAGTTCCTCGGTACGCAGCCCGGCTTCCTCCAGCAACCTGCCGATCCCATTGCCATGCTTCAGCAAGCCGATGCGGCATTGCTGATCGGCGACCCGGCGCTGCTGGCGCTTGAATCCCGCGAGCAGATCGAGCAGGCCATCGGCCCCTGCCATTGGATCGACCTTGCCCATGAGTGGACTACCCGCACCGGCCTGCCCTGGGTCGCCGCCGTCTGGGCGGTCCGGCCCGAGGCCCTCAGCCTCGGCCACATCACGAATGCCGAGATCACCAACGACCTCACCGCTTCACGCGATCACGGCCTCGCCCATACCGAAGACCTCGTGCGTCAGTGGACGCCTCGCATCGCTGTCCCGGCCGAGACCATTCGCCACTATCTGACCGAGAACATCCACTACAACCTCACCCCCGACTGCATCGAGGCTATGAAACTATTCCGCCGGTACGCCGCCGAGATCGACGCCCTCCCACCGCTCCCTGAACTCCGCTTTCTATAG
- a CDS encoding DUF3565 domain-containing protein, with amino-acid sequence MQCAIVGFYQDEEGHWAAKLECGHGQHVRHDPPWMVREWVLREESRAERIGRMMECRKCDEELSPPSGQS; translated from the coding sequence ATGCAGTGTGCGATAGTCGGCTTCTATCAGGATGAAGAGGGGCACTGGGCAGCAAAGCTGGAGTGTGGGCATGGGCAGCATGTGCGCCATGATCCGCCGTGGATGGTGCGCGAATGGGTGTTGCGCGAAGAGAGCAGGGCCGAGCGAATTGGCCGAATGATGGAGTGTAGGAAGTGCGATGAGGAATTAAGCCCTCCATCGGGCCAATCGTAG